One Vanessa cardui chromosome 14, ilVanCard2.1, whole genome shotgun sequence DNA segment encodes these proteins:
- the LOC124535112 gene encoding uncharacterized protein LOC124535112 — MSNTSHYLIAGLIFVISFALQTEAVTVNPLCPTNKIAPHKRVARYDNSNPRTFGEFYNLLKPDNLYDAPSSLQEKPQEDDPTDCGEIEDYDENDLSSVTPHSLRRQGHKSNRFHSSQHLFNQQLFGFNHGVNRPTIPAQRPTRPPAGGYFGNNPYRQPKPLEPTDYVKPVHEGGHEPHMTYRPGLVGAPIGHVVGLPQVKPTRHYSESTTHKKSNIINHSHIRTSTQSYMNTYKSHRPRNADGGIIRSFIDLLL; from the exons atgtcaAATACTTCGCATTATTTAATAGCCGGTCTGATTTTT GTAATAAGTTTTGCTTTACAAACAGAAGCAGTAACAGTGAATCCATTGTGTCCTACAAATAAAATCGCTCCTCATAAAAGGGTTGCTCGTTATGATAATAGTAACCCGCGAACCTTCGgcgaattttataatttgttaaagcCGGACAATTTGTATGATGCGCCTAGCAGTCTCCAGGAAAAACCGCAAGAAGATGACCCAACTGATTGTGGTGAAATCGAAGATTATGACGAAAATGATCTTAGTTCAG tCACGCCGCATTCATTAAGAAGGCAAGGACACAAAAGCAATCGTTTCCATAGTTCACAACACCTGTTTAATCAACAGCTGTTTGGTTTTAATCATGGTGTTAATAGACCTACAATACCTGCTCAAAGACCTACCCGTCCACCAGCTGGAGGATATTTTGGAAACAACCCATATAGGCAGCCAAAACCCTTGGAACCCACAG ATTACGTAAAGCCGGTTCATGAAGGAGGGCATGAGCCGCATATGACGTATCGTCCTGGTTTGGTTGGGGCTCCGATCGGTCATGTAGTGGGATTACCCCAAGTTAAGCCCACGAGGCATTATTCAGAGTCAACGACacataaaaaatcaaacattatAAATCATAGTCATATACGAACGAGTACGCAATCCTATATGAATACTTATAAGTCTCACAGACCGAGGAACGCTGACGGTGGAATAATAAGATCTTTTATCGATTTGTTActgtaa
- the LOC124535110 gene encoding serine carboxypeptidase-like 51 has translation MNLFSTYIFMLLLSMKQIKCEGQNPYLEALRNKSWKSIHKYVEVRPGAHLFYWFYYADGSIVEAYQKPLIIWIQGGPGLAATGIANFAEIGPLTMDMRPRNHTWVNGRNLLLIDHPVGTGFSYALNKSLLVKTDKDAAKDLLRLIKDFFKKHKEFRKTPTYLFGQSYGGKLCPRLGYYLQTAIKNKRLKMNFRGIGIGSGWVDPKHSSLVQPEFLYNMGVIDLHTYVKTMKIAKKMSYLIEKREYITAGKLDALMFNILNVEAGMEINFNNINQPSPYRALDELVTKVNKYVKPTLSEVNQTFVWNYISDDVFQSLNDSFLVPSTKFLETLLNHTSLKIAVYNGNLDVVTPLAGATNWVHALRWHGAQEFMNAKRVPIRGNRNGFFKVAKQLSFWSVFGSGHWVPEDNPEAMEQILQYMVDDDNLKHNLHW, from the exons atgaatttattttccaCTTATATTTTCATGTTGTTATTGTCtatgaaacaaattaaatgtGAAG GACAAAATCCGTACTTAGAAGCTCTCCGAAATAAGTCTTGGAAAAGCATTCATAAATATGTTGAAGTTCGTCCTGGTGCGCAccttttttattggttttattacGCCGATGGTAGCATAGTTGAGGCTTACCAAAAACCACTTATTATATGGATTCAGGGCGGACCAGGGCTTGCGGCTACTGGAATAGCTAATTTCGCTGAAATTGGACCGCTAACTATGGATATGAGGCCTCGAAACCATACATGG GTAAATGGAAGAAATTTATTGCTAATTGATCATCCAGTCGGTACTGGTTTTAGTTATGCGTTGAATAAATCATTACTCGTAAAAACAGATAAGGATGCAG CGAAAGATCTCTTACgtttaataaaagatttttttaaaaagcataAAGAGTTTCGTAAGACACCGACGTATCTATTTGGTCAGAGTTATGGAGGTAAATTATGTCCAAGATTGGGTTATTATTTACAGACG gcaataaaaaataaacgtttgaAAATGAACTTTAGGGGCATTGGAATTGGAAGTGGATGGGTTGACCCGAAGCATAGTTCCTTAGTACAACCagaatttctatataatatg GGCGTTATCGATCTTCACACATAtgtaaaaacaatgaaaatagcaaaaaaaatgAGTTACCTAATAGAGAAACGAGAATATATTACCGCTGGCAAACTGGATGCTTTgatgtttaacattttaaatgtcgaaGCTGGGATGGAGATTAACTTCAATAACATCAACCAACCGAGTCCGTACAGAGCGCTAGACGAGTTGGTAACGAAAGTTAACAAATATGTAAAACCTACGTTGTCGGAAGTTAATCAGACTTTCGTGTGGAATTATATTTCGGACGATGTTTTCCAAAGTTTGAATGATAGTTTCTTGGTTCCGTCtactaaatttt TAGAAACACTATTGAATCATACAAGTCTCAAAATCGCTGTATATAATGGAAATTTGGACGTCGTAACTCCTCTCGCTG gTGCTACAAATTGGGTGCACGCGCTGAGGTGGCACGGAGCTCAAGAATTCATGAATGCCAAACGTGTACCTATTCGAGGAAATAGAAATGGATTTTTCAAAGTGGCAAAACAGCTCAGCTTTTGGTCAGTTTTCGGCTCAGGCCATTGG gtTCCAGAAGACAATCCTGAGGCAATGGAGCAAATTTTGCAGTATATGGTGGACGATGACAATTTAAAACACAACTTGCATTGGtag